AAAAGACACGAACCCAACTGCTGCGGATGCGGCGCTCGCGGTGTGGTTGCAGATGTGGAACACCGACGGCGCGATCGCACGTCGAATCTGTAGTGACGACTTCCGAATTCACTTCCTGGTCTCCGACTCGGACGGGTCGAATCCCGGCGACAAAATGCGGGGCGCGGAGAGCTTCGCCCAGTTCCTGCACCGGTGGCGCGAGCGGCATCCGGATGTGGTGTTCACCGAGGTCGCGCGCGCGGTGGACGGAGCGCACGGCCGGATGCTGTGGAACATGCAGACCGGCGACCTTGCCGCGGGCGGGATCGATGTCTTCGACTTCGACGCCGATGGTTCGATCCGCGAGGTGTGGTCGGTGAACGGAACGCGCACGC
This region of Mycolicibacterium goodii genomic DNA includes:
- a CDS encoding nuclear transport factor 2 family protein, with product MNENTKDTNPTAADAALAVWLQMWNTDGAIARRICSDDFRIHFLVSDSDGSNPGDKMRGAESFAQFLHRWRERHPDVVFTEVARAVDGAHGRMLWNMQTGDLAAGGIDVFDFDADGSIREVWSVNGTRTHLT